The following DNA comes from Sediminitomix flava.
TGACAGAAAGTGTAGATATTTGTTTGATTTCGATGGGATTTCCTTCGCCAAATGCCTTTCCAAGAATGATGGAAACAGCAACAGAAAGTCCGATAAATAGTCCGACCAATAAGAAATATACCGTAGAGGCAAATCCTAATGCGGTGAGTGATTCGGCGCCTAGAGTGCCGACAAAATAGGTGTCTACTACTTGGAATAATATGGTAGAAAGCATCCCGAATCCTACAGGAAGAGACATGCTACGTAATACTTTGTTTGTGGGGCTTTTTAGTAAATCCATTGTTCTTCTTGATTTTAGTATGTTACAAAGAACGGACTTAGACCCACGTGCCTAAAGGTGAAAAAGTGTGTGATGATGGTAAAAAATTTCCATCTGCTTATTTTCCGAATAATAATTTGAGGTAGAACATTGGGTTCTTGAAGTTTTTGCGAATATCAACATTGCCGAGCATACTCATAATTGTATTTTGAATACTCTTACTCTGATTAGCTCTGTTGAAAATAAAGTTGAGTAACCAAGCATGTTGAGCAAGTTTTTGCATCATCGTACTTAGCTTAAATGTTTTGCCTAGTTTCTGATAAACAGCCTTGTCATATTGAGCTATAAACTCAGCTGAGAAATTATTTTGTTCTATGCATTTTAAGATCTGATCAGCTGCAAATTTCCCACTGTACATTGCATGACCTATTCCTTCTCCTGTAAAAGGGTCAATCAAGCATGCCGCATCTCCACAAAGCATAAATCTTTCACCAGAAATTTTACGTTTCTTGCTGGCTAAAGGTAAACCATACCCTTTTACTTTTTCTAAAGCTTTTGCATCCTTGAACCTATCTTTTAAATGAGGAGCCGTTTTTAGGTATTCATCAAGTACTTTTTTGATGTTAATTCCTCTTTTGTTTACCCAATCACTTCTCAGACCAAGGCCAATGTTCGCTTTATTGTTTGGTAATGGAAATACCCATAAGTAGCCCGGCAAGATATCTTTTAAGAAATGAAGTTCGATCATATTCCCTTCTTCAAAACCGACTACATTTTCGTAGTACATTCGTAGGCCGGCAGCATAGTGCTCTGCTTCAACTTGTATATTGGCTTCTTTTTTTGAAAACTGCGAATGTGCACCATTTGCCCAAACTACAAGTGCTGAAGTAAGTTTTTCTCCTTCTTTATTTTCTAACTCCCAACCATTTTCAATTTTAGAATAAGATGAAATTTCCCATCCTTCTAAAAATGTAATCAGCGATTGGCTCTTTACTTCTTCAATCAAAAAGTGATCGAAATCCATTCTCGGGCTTACAAAACCTTCGGATTGTCCGTCGGGCAGAGCAAATGGAATCTGAATTTCTTTAAGATTGGGTGAAACGAATTTTACTCCAAAGCAATCTATTTTAGTGCTTTGTTGTCTGAATTTTAAAAGTAAATCTTCAGAATATTGTTTAAGCACTGAAGGAACGAAACCACCCAAAGCATCTCCACAGACTTTATCTCTAGGAAAAACTGCCTTATCTATTAAAATACAAGGGACATTTGCTTTTGCTAAAAAAAGAGCGGCCATTGCACCTGCTGGACCTGCTCCTACTATACAAATTGATGGTTTCATAGATAGAAAATAAAAAGTTAGTGACTCAGCATAATACCATGAAGTCACTAACTATTTTACAAAAATTATATTTGGATGGCTAATTCACTAGCTAAACTTAATGACTTTAATAGGTGATAGCCTTGAAATAATAGACGTCGGAATAAGTTGAATAGCAATCACCAATATCGCTACTAATGCATTTACACCTATCACTATTGACCATTTAAATGTAATCGGGACATAACTCATATAATACGTTTCTGGATCAAGTGGAATAATTTTTCCATACTTTTGAAGCAAAGCCAAAGTAAAACCTAAAACATTCCCCAGTAAAAGTCCCTTTAGCAAAATACGAGAGCCATTGTACATAAATATTTTTCGAATTTGCCAGTTATTTGCCCCAATTGCCTTCAAACTTCCAATCATGTTAGTTCTTTCCATAATTAGAATGAGTGTGATGGAAATGATGTTGAAAAGCACCACAACAAGAATAATCGACATAAAAACAATCACATTCTTGTTGAGCATAGTAAACCAGTCAAAAAAGTGCGAAAACTCCTCTGAAATCTTTATTGGTATAAGGTCTAAATCTGTGACTTCTGAGATGGCTTCATAATCTTGATCTAATAGATCGAAATCACTCACGAAAATCTCCATACCACCTACAATATTATCATTCCATCCATTTATTCGCTGTACAAGTCTGATATCACCAATCGCTACTCGATCGTCAAAATCTTCAATACCTGTTTCATATATTCCGACAATATGTAATGGACGAGCTTTGGGTGGTTGTTGGATGAAAAATAAAATGACTTTATCTCCGAGACTCAATCCCATTTTATCCGCAATCCTCCTACTCACCACAATTTCTTTTGAGTATTTATCAGACGCAAGATTCGGGAAACGGCCTTCAACCAAGCTCCCTTGCAATCTTATCGAATCAAAATCTTGCGAAACACCTTTTAGTAAAATCCCTGTTACTTCCTCTTCATGTTTCAGAATACTCCATTTATGAGCAAAGACCTGTAAATGCTCAATTTCAGAAATAGTATCTTTTGCCAAATAAAGCTCACTATCATTGAGGTCAATTGGAGATTCTTCCATGGATTGATTCAAAGAAAACTTCTCAATCAAAATATGTCCTGAAAGTGCAAATATTTTATCTTGAATAGTGGCCCTAAAACCTTCAAAAATGGTAAACGACAACAGCAATGTTGCAATCCCCAATGCAATACTTCCTACAGCAATTCGACTGATCAAGGAAGAAAAATTCCCTACCTTCTGATCACTAATTCGTTTTGCTATAAAATTTGAAACATCCGCTGCCATAGCTACAAATAATTTGTGTAATCCAATTTACACGATCCCCTAAAAAACAAAGCCAATACTAAGCTGCTAAATTAAGAAGAACTTTCTAGAAGTAAAATGCACAACCATACATAGCTTTTTCAAAAAACAGAACAAATATTAGACTATTCAAATAAGCAACCATACAACTTAAAGAAGCATCAGCCATGTAAGGAATGAAAGACTTTAAAGCGTTGTTAAATAAATGATAACAACAGTTGCTGAGCTTTATGTATGACTTTAAGAATATTTTGGTAGCCTTAGACCGTAGCGAGATGGATCGCATTCTGCTTAACAATCTCTATAAATTACAACCTATGGTCTCCGTAGAGAAAGTTTATTTTTTGCATGTTACCAAAAACGAAATCATACCTGATGAAATCACTGGCTTATCTCCATTGCTCATGGGGCCAAGCGATGTAGATTTGGAAGAAGAGATCAGAGAACAGCTCAAAGAAATATGGGAGAAACAAGAGCGAAAGAAAGAATATGAGATTCACATCGAGAAAGGAAGTATGAGTAAAAGACTGATTGAATTCAGTGAGAAAAAGGATGTTGACCTCATCATATTCGGTAAAAAACTTAAACGAAAAGGTGTAAAATCTCGCCAAGTAGCCAGATTTGCCCATTGTTCAGTACTCATAGTTCCTGAGAACATCCCAGAAAAATTAGACCATATTGCTGTTGCTGTTGACTTCTCTTCATCTTCAATTGATGCCCTCGAAATTGGAATTAATGTAGCAAGGCACAACGAAAACACCAAGTTATCTGCCATTCACCTTTATGAACTACCTGTTGGTTACACTACCGTAGGACATTCTTACGATGAGACCAATAGCATCATGAAAGAGAATATTCAGAAAAACTTTGATGCTTTGCTCGAAAAAATAGATACCAAAGGTGTTAAGATTGAAACCTTACCAATTTTCAAACCTCAATACGAAACCTTTGAAAAATCACTTACTCATACCCTTCATGAACTAGATGCATCAACTGTGGTGATTGGCTCACACGGTAGAGATGCTTTTGTGGAATGGATGCTGGGTTCTTCAACCGAAAAATTCCTAGATATCTCTTTAGATATTCCTGTTTTTATCACTAAAAAGAAAGGTAAGTTTATGCCAATTATTGACTCTTTCTTTGATAAATAGGACAAAATCAGTCAATCTGATATGAAAATTGGACAAGTTGAGAACTTTGAAAATTTTTAATAACTAATTTTAAAATCCCTTTACAGCCTATCAAAAGGTTAGAATGTATTTATAAAAAAAATTAATATTTAAAGAGGTTTGGGCTTGAAAAATTCCCTTTTATCTTTGCGTTAAATGTATTTTTTACATTTATATAGATTACCTGTTAAAAAAACTACACAACCGATTACTTACTGAACAACCAAAAACCAATATGCACGCTTTTCAACGAATGTTAGAACAATTTACTGCACCTGTGGGAACAGCATTAGATCGTTTCATAGCACAAAAACAAGAACAATTCCCATATGCCACTGGAGAATTGTCCCAGCTACTCCGAGATATCGCTCTTGCTTCTAAAATTATCAACAGAGAAATCAACCGTGCCGGACTTACGGGTATTGAAGGACAAGCAGGAGGTGAAAATGTTCAAGGAGAACAACAACAAAAGCTAGATGTAATTGCAGACTTCCGTTTTAGTAGAGCGCTTTCCAAAGGAGGTGAAACTTGCGGAATTGTATCTGAAGAATCGCAAGACGTGATTGATACAGGAAATCATGATTCCAAGTATGTTGTTACGATTGATCCTTTGGATGGTTCCTCAAACATTGATGTCAATGTCTCGGTAGGAACCATTTTTTCTATCTACAGAAGAAAGTCTGAACTAGGAACACCTCCTACAATAGATGACATGCTTCAGAAAGGAACAGAACAAGTAGCAGCAGGTTATATCCTTTACGGATCTTCAACTATGCTTGTTTACACGACCGGTTTCGGTGTTCATGGCTTTACTTATGAGCCTTCTCTTGGCGAGTACTTCTTGTCTCACCCAGATATGAAGATCAAGGAAGATGGAAGTATATTTTCTATCAATGAAGGAGCCTACAACAGCTTTTCACCATCAATCAAGAAATACTTAACGTATTGTAAAGAAAACGAATGGTCTGGGCGTTACATTGGCTCATTGGTAGGAGATTTCCACCGAAACTTATTGAAAGGAGGAATTTACCTTTACCCTTCTACTGAAAAGCATCCTGACGGGAAATTACGATTGCTTTATGAGTGCAATGCTTTAGCCTTTTTGGTAGAACAGGCAGGAGGACTTGCAACAGATGGAAAGCAAAGAATATTGGATATAGAACCTAGAACGCTTCACCAACGTACACCGTTTTATGTTGGATCACCAAAGATGGTCCAAAAAGTACAAGAATTTCTAGATGAAGATGATGTCTAAATGACACATTGAAGAAACTCTGATAAATTGTAAAATAGTTTGAGATATAATAAAAGCCAACACTTTTGTGTTGGCTTTTTTGTTACGCAAAGAGATACATTTTATTTATTTATTAAGCATTGATGCTGTTTGCTCTTTTTCTTTAGATTTTGGCTCAGCATTTACAGCTTGATCGTATTGTGGCATTTTAGACTCTCTCTTTTCAGCTTCATCCAACCACTTCGGTACGACTGTATCTAAGAACAGTTTTTTCTCTGCTCTAAGCTTCGGTAAATCTACCCCTATATATTTCTGAGCCTTTTCTTTAGTGGAAACATCTGGAATAGGAATTTCTTTAGTATATCCTAACTCGGTAAGTACAGAACGGATTTTCATACGAGCTTCTTGAGCTATTTCGATACCTGTACCAACTACTCTCAGAATCTCAACTGGGGCATGGAAAGCCGCACCATGCGCTGCAGCTGCATAATCCCAACGCCATTGGGCATGACGAATATCCAACAGAACATCTTTCATTTGTTCTTCTGTTGCCCCTTGCTTCCAAGCGAATTCTGCTTCTAGGTGAGTTTTAACCAATATCTCCTCCAATTTCCCTCTATTATGAAGCACTCTATCCATGTTATTGTAAACACTTTTAAGAATGTCTTCCTCACTTTCTCGGTGACAAACCTGACAAGAGTTTGCGATATTATTTAGTGGAGATTGAATTTTGTGATCAGTGAACTTCACTCCGCCTTCAGATTTATAAGGCATATGACAGTCGGCACAAGAAACTCCTCTTTGGTAGTGAATACTCTTCGTATAAGTCTCGTAACCTGGATGTTGAGCTTTAATGATTGGTGCTTTACTTAATTGGTGAGTATAATCTTTAAAGTTAATGTCATCAAAATACTCCTCAATTTCTTCAGCTGTGGTACCATTATCCCATGGGAAAGTAAGGTAAGGAACACCTTTTTTGGGCTTATCACTATTGAAGTAATATTCTACGTGACACTGAGCACAAACTAATGTTCGCATTTCTTGATGAGTGGCTTTCGTAATATCTTTACCTTGTCTTTCAAAAGCCTCAATCAGTGCTGGTCTTGTGATTTTGAGCTTCATTGTATTCTCATCATGACAGTCAGCACAACCAATCGGATTTATAATATCTGAACCTCTTTCTTCCCAATGACCACTATAAAACTCTGCAATACCTATTTCCTTCATTTTACGAGGTACATCAGGAGATTTACAAGTCCAACATGTATTTGGCATCGGACTATGCTTGCCATTCATAGGTGCACCCGTACGAAGTGTATTACGAATATCTTCTACAGCATAATAGTGTCCTCTTGCTTGATTATAATCTTGAGAGAATTTATAACCAGCCCAAAGAATTACGAGTGCAGGATATTCATCCAACATATCAATCATGGCACTACCATTGTACTTACTTCTGAAGTCCATACTTTTGGTTTCCATGTATGTTTCATATTCCCTAGGATAATTAATTCCCCAAACCTCATTTCTAGGTTCTAGATTATTAATTTTAATCTTCGGTTTATTGACCAAGGATGATTCGGTTCTACGCTCTACGATGGTCGAAGAAAATACCCCTAATAAATAAACTACACCTACTGTAAGCAGGAATAAAACCCATCCTACCCAAGGTTTTTTCTCGACGGTGTCTTTTAAGCTCATAAGTAATTAGATTTATTTATTCAGATTCTTGTAATTTTTTTAGCCACTGTGGAACGGGACTTCCAAGGTTCGGAACTTGAGCCTGTGGTGTTGAACTCAAACTTCTTACACTCCCGTGAGGTGTCTCTACGTGACAGTCCCAACAATATTTACCATCACCATGAAATATTTCTTCATTGTCAGCCAAGTTCACTTCTGAAATCAGTTGTTCGTGACAACGTTCACAGTTTCCTTGAACTGTTTGAGCTCCTTCAGACTTTATTTGAATCACTTGAGGCTCAAGTCTGAAAGTGAACATATATGAGTGTCCTAAACCATCTTTGGCTTTAAACCAATATTTCTCGAAAACACTTGTTTGAGGAACATGACAATCATTACAGCTTGCAACTTCACGGTGAGAACTATGCTGCCAAGTTGCATATTGAGGATTCATCACATGGCAGTTTATACAGACCTCTGGCTCATCAGATAAATAAGAAAAAGCATTGGCTATGTTTAAGGTATAAATTCCCAAACCCAATAAAGCCGCCAAGAGCCCAAATACAGGGATTTTCCAAGGATCTGGAGGAGTAAAGTATCTCAGTAATTTCATAATAACACCCGAATAGATTCCACTATAGAATTGTAATTGTACTAGCTGTCAGTGGACGTGCTTACACACTACTTTATCCTAGAACAACAGATTTCTTGATGTTATTCATTTCTTGTTAAAAAATCCTATTAGACCTTCTCTTAAACACAGTGATATCATGTAGTTTATAGGAACATCTTACGTAGGATTCATTTTCTCCTCTACTCTGTTTATTTAGTAAGTTCTAAGCTTAATTCAACCTGTTGTATGCGAAAAACACATGTAGTATTAATCTGTATAATTGCGATAGCATGTGCAATGATTCTTTCGACCACATCTTCTACTGGAAAATATGCAAACTTCAATGAAGCTTTTGCAGATGAGGGAGAGCCTTTTACGATTGTAGGGCAATTGAATAAGTCAAAACCAATAGAATATAATCCTCAAGTTGATCCGAATATGGTTACTTTCTTTATGACGGATAAAAAGGGGAAAGAAGTCAAAGTCTACCTCAATCAAAGTAAACCACAGGACTTTGAAAGATCGGAAGATGTTGTAGTAAAGGGTATCGCGAAAGGAGATGCTTTTTATGCTAAAACAGTCTTGTTGAAATGCCCTTCAAAATACCAAGAAGAACAGCAATTCAACCAATAATTAGGTACCCAAATTCACGATATTTTACTTCTGCTACTCATTATGAATACCATAAAGGCTCTCCAAAATCTTAACTTCTATGAAAATGAACATACCCTAATTGGTATTTTAGGTCATGGTATGGTTATTTTCTCATTGTTCTCAGCTTTAATTGCAGCTATATACTTTATAAAAGCGAGTTCAAAAAAAGAGGAAGACCTCAGATGGAGAAAATGGGGTATTGTAAGTTTTAGACTTCACTTCATAGCAGTTGTTTCAACCGCACTGATGCTATTCTCAATGATTTTCAATCATTATTATGAGTATGAATATGTGTGGAAATATTCCAATAATCAGATGCCCCTTCGTTACATTTTCTCCTGTTTTTGGAGTGGGCAACAAGGTAGTATCTTGTTATGGACTTTTTGGACTGGACTGATCGGAGTAGTTCTCAGTAAACAAAAAAACTCTTGGCAACCATATGTACTCAGCATTTTTGCCATCATCCAAGTCTTACTGAGTTCGCTTTTACTCGGGGTATATGTAGGTGATCTCAGAATTGGTGAAAGCCCTTTTATGCTCATCAGAGAGTTACCCGACAATATGATAATGCCTTGGGCTAAAATGTCAGATTACATTGCAAAAATTGAGAACCTACAGGATGGAACAGGATTAAACCCATTACTTCAAAACTATTGGATGGTTATACATCCTCCTACTCTATTTTTAGGATTTGCTGCAACTCAAGTACCTTTTGTATTTGCTATAGCAGCATTGTGGAGAAAGGAATTCAAAGCATGGATCAAGCCTGCTTTGCCATGGACGTACTTTGCAATTATGGTTTTAGGTGTTGGTATTCTGATGGGTGGTGCTTGGGCATATGAAGCTTTAAGTTTTGGTGGCTTTTGGGCTTGGGATCCTGTTGAAAATGCATCATTTGTTCCTTGGTTAATCATAGTTGGGGCAGGTCATTGTATGCTAATTGCTGATAAAAAAGGGAGTAGTACATACTCTGCCTTGTTTTTAGCCATGATGTCATTCATCCTAGTTTGGTACTCTACATTCTTAACAAGAAGTGGAGTTTTAGGCGAAAGTTCTGTTCACTCCTTCACAGGTGATGGTATGCTCGGGCAGCTCTTGGTTTATCTCCTTTTGATCTTCTGCATTTCTATAGGTTTTCTCTTGAATAACTTCAAACTACAGAAACTATATGCTACTTTCTGTGTACTGATTGGTATAGCCTATATTTTATCGAAAAATACCACAATTACATTCTCGACTTTCTTGATCGGAACAATTGCATTTATGGTAGTGGGCTATGAAAAACACTTTTCTAAAGATCAGAAAGAAGAAAAACTATGGTCTAGAGAATTTTGGATGTTTTTAGGAACCATGCTTCTTGCCATTTCCGCGATACAGATTTCAGTTACAACCTCTATTCCTGTCATCAATGGCTTATTCAATACTAGCTTTGATGCTTTCACAGATTTAGCCGAAAGAAATCATTTCTACAATGCGTGGCAAGCTCCTTTTGCAATAGCAGTAACCTTCTTGATTGGGATTACTCAATTTATGAAATACAAGCATACAAATGCTTCTCATTTCTTTACTCAGATCTTAAAACCACTATTTGTAGCGGCTATTATAAGCTTACTATTCTTCTTCCTTCCTATTTTCACCCCAACACATAACCTGCACCTCTTACTCGTTTTCTCTTCAATATTTGCGATTACAGCCAATTGGCACTATGTAAATAGCGTATTGAAAGGAAAAATGAAAAATGCTGGAGCAGCTATTGCACATATTGGTTTCGGGATGATTATGCTAGGAGCTACACTCTCAACCTCTGGAAGTAAAGAAATTTCAGCAAATTCATCTGGGAAAGACTTACAATTGGTAAGTGAGCAATTCAATAACAAAGAGAATATTTTACTATCAAAATATGACACGCTCCTTATGGGAGACTATTTTGTAACCTATAGAGGGAAAAAACAAAAAGGTGTAAACATCTACTTTGATGTGGGGTATTACGAAGCAATTTTCGATGAAAGTGCCAGAAGTTATTCTGTAGGCGACTCTCTTTTCTCACTAAATCCTTTTGTTCAGCTTAACGAAAAATTTGGAAATGTAGCAGAGCCTGGTACAAAGCACTTTTTGAGCCACGATGTTTTTACACATATCAAATGGGCTGATATGGAGACTTCTGACTCGCTTGCCATATTAGATGATTATATGTCTGAATCAAAAGTTACGATCTCTGTGGGAGACAAATTCAGACATGAAAATATAGGAGGTGTTTTCAGAGAAATATATCTGATAAAAGACTCCAAAAAGAAAGAAGAACTCGGATTACGAGAGAATGACATTGTAGTAGAAGCAAATATTAACATTCGTGAAATGTCAGAGGATTCTGAAATTTATGATATCAAGCCATTATTTATCATCCGAGATTCTTCACAAGTCATGACAAAAACTGTAAATCTCCCAGAACTAGATATCAACTTCACTATCAAAGAATTAAAAACAGAAGACAAAACCATTGTTCTCGGTATTCAAGAACGAGAATACATTGTTATGGAAGCCGTTGTCTTTCCATTTATCAATATTCTTTGGGCAGGATGTTTTATTATGGCTATAGGTTGCTGGGTTGCCATTCAAGAAAGACGTAGACAAATGAGGGTGCGACTTTAATATATTTTCTTATTTTTGTTAGACAAAGCACAAATTTTTGGATAACAGAAATTGAGTATGTTTTTTTTCAAACGCTGGTCACGAAAGTCTTACGCATTATTTCACACGCTCAAAAAAGAGGTGCGAATCAGTAGATTATCTATTGATCTACTACAGGCTCAGCCTATAGCTGTAGCACAGCTTTCGTTTGCCCAAACAACAAATACAGATAGTCATGAAACAGATCATGAACATACTCCACCCCCTGATATCTTAGAACTGTTAGGAATAGAATTACTTTTAGACTTTAAAGTAGCTCAATCTGCTTGTGCCTCTGCTTCCCAGCTCAAAAGCCCAAGCCTATTGCTACTTTTTCAGTCTGCACTTTATTACTACTTCCTCCCGCTTTTACTTTTCCCCTTTCAAATCATCTTTTTTCTAAACCTTTCTAAGCATCCTTATTCCAAAGGAAGCCTTAATCGCTTTGCCTTTGGGGAAGCTAGCGATCCAGATAGACAAAACTTTAAAATATCATGAATATGAAATCAATTATCAGAAACGACTGGAGCAAAGCAGAAATCCGCGAGATTTATCACAAACCTATTTTTGACTTGATGTATGAAGCACAAAGTATACATCGTGAATTTCACAAATCTAGTGAAGTACAAGTTTGTACCTTATTATCAGTTAAAACTGGTGGTTGTAAAGAAGATTGTAGTTACTGCTCACAATCAGCGAAGTACACAACCAATGTTAAACCTCAAAAGTTAATGCCTACAGATGAGGTTTTACAAAAAGCTAAACAAGCAAAAGAAAACGGAAGTACTCGTTTCTGTATGGGTGCTGCTTGGAGAGAAGCAAGAGATAACCGTGACTTTGACAGAGTACTTGACATGGTATCTGAAATCAACGGTATGGGAATGGAAGTCT
Coding sequences within:
- the fbp gene encoding class 1 fructose-bisphosphatase, coding for MHAFQRMLEQFTAPVGTALDRFIAQKQEQFPYATGELSQLLRDIALASKIINREINRAGLTGIEGQAGGENVQGEQQQKLDVIADFRFSRALSKGGETCGIVSEESQDVIDTGNHDSKYVVTIDPLDGSSNIDVNVSVGTIFSIYRRKSELGTPPTIDDMLQKGTEQVAAGYILYGSSTMLVYTTGFGVHGFTYEPSLGEYFLSHPDMKIKEDGSIFSINEGAYNSFSPSIKKYLTYCKENEWSGRYIGSLVGDFHRNLLKGGIYLYPSTEKHPDGKLRLLYECNALAFLVEQAGGLATDGKQRILDIEPRTLHQRTPFYVGSPKMVQKVQEFLDEDDV
- a CDS encoding universal stress protein; its protein translation is MYDFKNILVALDRSEMDRILLNNLYKLQPMVSVEKVYFLHVTKNEIIPDEITGLSPLLMGPSDVDLEEEIREQLKEIWEKQERKKEYEIHIEKGSMSKRLIEFSEKKDVDLIIFGKKLKRKGVKSRQVARFAHCSVLIVPENIPEKLDHIAVAVDFSSSSIDALEIGINVARHNENTKLSAIHLYELPVGYTTVGHSYDETNSIMKENIQKNFDALLEKIDTKGVKIETLPIFKPQYETFEKSLTHTLHELDASTVVIGSHGRDAFVEWMLGSSTEKFLDISLDIPVFITKKKGKFMPIIDSFFDK
- a CDS encoding geranylgeranyl reductase family protein, which codes for MKPSICIVGAGPAGAMAALFLAKANVPCILIDKAVFPRDKVCGDALGGFVPSVLKQYSEDLLLKFRQQSTKIDCFGVKFVSPNLKEIQIPFALPDGQSEGFVSPRMDFDHFLIEEVKSQSLITFLEGWEISSYSKIENGWELENKEGEKLTSALVVWANGAHSQFSKKEANIQVEAEHYAAGLRMYYENVVGFEEGNMIELHFLKDILPGYLWVFPLPNNKANIGLGLRSDWVNKRGINIKKVLDEYLKTAPHLKDRFKDAKALEKVKGYGLPLASKKRKISGERFMLCGDAACLIDPFTGEGIGHAMYSGKFAADQILKCIEQNNFSAEFIAQYDKAVYQKLGKTFKLSTMMQKLAQHAWLLNFIFNRANQSKSIQNTIMSMLGNVDIRKNFKNPMFYLKLLFGK
- a CDS encoding cytochrome c maturation protein CcmE domain-containing protein, translating into MRKTHVVLICIIAIACAMILSTTSSTGKYANFNEAFADEGEPFTIVGQLNKSKPIEYNPQVDPNMVTFFMTDKKGKEVKVYLNQSKPQDFERSEDVVVKGIAKGDAFYAKTVLLKCPSKYQEEQQFNQ
- the ccsA gene encoding cytochrome c biogenesis protein CcsA, with the protein product MNTIKALQNLNFYENEHTLIGILGHGMVIFSLFSALIAAIYFIKASSKKEEDLRWRKWGIVSFRLHFIAVVSTALMLFSMIFNHYYEYEYVWKYSNNQMPLRYIFSCFWSGQQGSILLWTFWTGLIGVVLSKQKNSWQPYVLSIFAIIQVLLSSLLLGVYVGDLRIGESPFMLIRELPDNMIMPWAKMSDYIAKIENLQDGTGLNPLLQNYWMVIHPPTLFLGFAATQVPFVFAIAALWRKEFKAWIKPALPWTYFAIMVLGVGILMGGAWAYEALSFGGFWAWDPVENASFVPWLIIVGAGHCMLIADKKGSSTYSALFLAMMSFILVWYSTFLTRSGVLGESSVHSFTGDGMLGQLLVYLLLIFCISIGFLLNNFKLQKLYATFCVLIGIAYILSKNTTITFSTFLIGTIAFMVVGYEKHFSKDQKEEKLWSREFWMFLGTMLLAISAIQISVTTSIPVINGLFNTSFDAFTDLAERNHFYNAWQAPFAIAVTFLIGITQFMKYKHTNASHFFTQILKPLFVAAIISLLFFFLPIFTPTHNLHLLLVFSSIFAITANWHYVNSVLKGKMKNAGAAIAHIGFGMIMLGATLSTSGSKEISANSSGKDLQLVSEQFNNKENILLSKYDTLLMGDYFVTYRGKKQKGVNIYFDVGYYEAIFDESARSYSVGDSLFSLNPFVQLNEKFGNVAEPGTKHFLSHDVFTHIKWADMETSDSLAILDDYMSESKVTISVGDKFRHENIGGVFREIYLIKDSKKKEELGLRENDIVVEANINIREMSEDSEIYDIKPLFIIRDSSQVMTKTVNLPELDINFTIKELKTEDKTIVLGIQEREYIVMEAVVFPFINILWAGCFIMAIGCWVAIQERRRQMRVRL
- the nrfH gene encoding cytochrome c nitrite reductase small subunit codes for the protein MKLLRYFTPPDPWKIPVFGLLAALLGLGIYTLNIANAFSYLSDEPEVCINCHVMNPQYATWQHSSHREVASCNDCHVPQTSVFEKYWFKAKDGLGHSYMFTFRLEPQVIQIKSEGAQTVQGNCERCHEQLISEVNLADNEEIFHGDGKYCWDCHVETPHGSVRSLSSTPQAQVPNLGSPVPQWLKKLQESE
- the nrfA gene encoding ammonia-forming cytochrome c nitrite reductase, which translates into the protein MSLKDTVEKKPWVGWVLFLLTVGVVYLLGVFSSTIVERRTESSLVNKPKIKINNLEPRNEVWGINYPREYETYMETKSMDFRSKYNGSAMIDMLDEYPALVILWAGYKFSQDYNQARGHYYAVEDIRNTLRTGAPMNGKHSPMPNTCWTCKSPDVPRKMKEIGIAEFYSGHWEERGSDIINPIGCADCHDENTMKLKITRPALIEAFERQGKDITKATHQEMRTLVCAQCHVEYYFNSDKPKKGVPYLTFPWDNGTTAEEIEEYFDDINFKDYTHQLSKAPIIKAQHPGYETYTKSIHYQRGVSCADCHMPYKSEGGVKFTDHKIQSPLNNIANSCQVCHRESEEDILKSVYNNMDRVLHNRGKLEEILVKTHLEAEFAWKQGATEEQMKDVLLDIRHAQWRWDYAAAAHGAAFHAPVEILRVVGTGIEIAQEARMKIRSVLTELGYTKEIPIPDVSTKEKAQKYIGVDLPKLRAEKKLFLDTVVPKWLDEAEKRESKMPQYDQAVNAEPKSKEKEQTASMLNK
- a CDS encoding ABC transporter permease; protein product: MAADVSNFIAKRISDQKVGNFSSLISRIAVGSIALGIATLLLSFTIFEGFRATIQDKIFALSGHILIEKFSLNQSMEESPIDLNDSELYLAKDTISEIEHLQVFAHKWSILKHEEEVTGILLKGVSQDFDSIRLQGSLVEGRFPNLASDKYSKEIVVSRRIADKMGLSLGDKVILFFIQQPPKARPLHIVGIYETGIEDFDDRVAIGDIRLVQRINGWNDNIVGGMEIFVSDFDLLDQDYEAISEVTDLDLIPIKISEEFSHFFDWFTMLNKNVIVFMSIILVVVLFNIISITLILIMERTNMIGSLKAIGANNWQIRKIFMYNGSRILLKGLLLGNVLGFTLALLQKYGKIIPLDPETYYMSYVPITFKWSIVIGVNALVAILVIAIQLIPTSIISRLSPIKVIKFS